The Actinomycetota bacterium DNA segment CAGCTTGGCCAGCCCGTGGCTGAGCAGGTAGACGGCCGCGAAGGTGGTACTGCCGTGGGCGAGGTGCGTGCCGTAGCGAAACAGATGACCGGCGACGAAGTCGTGGGGATCGTGAGAAAGCTCGTGCTGGGTCGCCGACCTGATCAAGTGGCTGAGGGTGGCTGGCCGCAGGAACAACAACACCCCACCGCCGAGGACCTCTAACGCGCCGTCAACGCCCTTGAGGGTGACGCTGATCTTGAACGTGTCGTCCAGCCAGCGCGAGACGCCCACGCGCTCAGCCATGGCGCGACAACCGTTGAACCACCGCGACGAGCATGACTGTTAGCCCAACAGCCGAGCAATGACCCCCGGGTCTCCCGGCCACGCTTCGAGGATCACCTCTCGTGGCACGCGGCGGGCGGCATAACGCATCGCCAACGCGAAGACGACAACGTCATCTAGCGGTCCGACGACCGGCAGGAACTCGGGGATCAAGTCGACAGGCGACACGACGTACACCCCCGCGAACGCGACCGCTACCTTGACCCGGCGCGGCACTGCCGGGTGCTTTCGCAATCGGCGAATCGTGGTGACGCAGTTAGGCAGGAACCCCGCAAGCTCCTTCAGCGTGCCGCGCGGCAGCCGACGAGCAAGCAGGACGAGCAGCGTCCATGACGCGAAGGGCATCGCGAGACCGACAAGGAGCCAGCGAGTCCAGTGCTCCACCGGCCCAACCTATGCCGCGTCACAGCCGAAGCCGAACGCCAGCGCGGCGGGGAGCCCGCTCATGCCGAGACCCGCGTGCTCGCGGCCGCGACCAATCGTCGATCCCGCCGACGCACCACCGCGCCAGATCTGCCGCTCGGCGCTCGGATCGCTCGACCTACGCCTGGCCTTAGGCGCGACAATCCGTCGATGGAGACGGCCGCCTACCTCGAAGGTCTCACGACCCGGCTGCAGACTGCGAGGTTTGAGGTGGTGGAAGGCCCCGCAGGCTCGGTGGCGTTCTTCCGCCACACGAGGGGCAAGGCCATAGACATCGACACAGTCGTCGTTGCGCGACTCACTGCTAACG contains these protein-coding regions:
- a CDS encoding DUF2127 domain-containing protein, with translation MAERVGVSRWLDDTFKISVTLKGVDGALEVLGGGVLLFLRPATLSHLIRSATQHELSHDPHDFVAGHLFRYGTHLAHGSTTFAAVYLLSHGLAKL
- a CDS encoding DUF1232 domain-containing protein gives rise to the protein MPFASWTLLVLLARRLPRGTLKELAGFLPNCVTTIRRLRKHPAVPRRVKVAVAFAGVYVVSPVDLIPEFLPVVGPLDDVVVFALAMRYAARRVPREVILEAWPGDPGVIARLLG